Proteins found in one Amycolatopsis aidingensis genomic segment:
- a CDS encoding carbohydrate kinase family protein, with amino-acid sequence MRVVVVGDAGVDLLARPEGGIVPGGDVRAGARLACGGAGANTARSLRACGAEPTLVARIGADAGGRLVRAELAASGVHCAFAVDPEAATCCVVVLLDAEGQRSMLADRGAAALLRAEDLAGCIPAGAAHLHLSGYVLLEESSRAAGLAALAAARAAGLSTSVDPQAAALLTDPAAFLADIRGVDLLLPNAAELAALTGGPEPASAAALLGTVGAVAVTSGAHGAAWVDRTGVTTVPAEAVDCVDSTGAGDAFDAGVLTAWLRGHSPARALRAGTRLAARTITHLGACRPPY; translated from the coding sequence ACGCGGGGGTGGACCTGCTCGCCAGGCCGGAGGGTGGCATCGTGCCGGGCGGCGATGTGCGGGCCGGTGCCCGGCTGGCCTGTGGCGGCGCCGGGGCGAACACCGCGCGCTCGCTGCGCGCCTGCGGTGCCGAACCGACGCTGGTGGCCAGGATCGGCGCGGACGCGGGCGGCAGGCTGGTCCGCGCCGAGCTGGCGGCGTCGGGGGTGCACTGCGCCTTCGCCGTGGATCCCGAGGCCGCCACCTGTTGCGTGGTGGTGCTGCTGGACGCCGAGGGCCAGCGCAGCATGCTGGCCGACCGGGGCGCGGCCGCCCTGCTGCGTGCGGAGGATCTCGCGGGCTGTATCCCTGCGGGAGCGGCGCACCTGCACCTTTCCGGTTACGTGCTGCTGGAGGAGTCCTCCCGCGCCGCCGGGCTGGCCGCGCTCGCCGCGGCCAGGGCCGCGGGCCTTTCCACCTCGGTGGACCCGCAGGCCGCGGCACTGCTCACCGACCCGGCCGCGTTCCTTGCCGACATCAGGGGTGTGGACCTGCTGCTGCCCAACGCCGCCGAACTCGCCGCGCTCACCGGCGGCCCCGAGCCCGCCTCCGCCGCGGCGCTGCTCGGCACGGTGGGCGCGGTGGCCGTCACCTCGGGGGCGCACGGGGCGGCCTGGGTGGATCGGACCGGGGTGACCACGGTGCCGGCCGAGGCCGTGGACTGCGTGGACAGCACCGGCGCCGGGGACGCCTTCGACGCGGGGGTGCTCACCGCCTGGCTGCGTGGCCACTCCCCCGCGCGGGCCCTGCGCGCCGGCACCCGGCTCGCCGCCCGCACCATCACCCACCTCGGCGCCTGCCGACCGCCCTACTGA